In the genome of Ignavibacteria bacterium, one region contains:
- a CDS encoding DEAD/DEAH box helicase family protein: MEAKINLQERAKEALIQNNLIGTVVLPTGSGKSKIVLDLIKQFDIKDVLVVVPRKLLVKNWEKEIEKFYPELKERIEIDTIQSKYKLEIKKDLLILDEIHKIGEKYSLILSNNCKKIGLTGTPDEENEFKKEVLYKEVPIIFREETKNIEKKVINKTNVIVLKYDLTDTPFKIKNINTTEKKQYQYLENYIEEIKKEIKNNYKNEVYSRIDKTIETFSNGILKLPDEEINYIKNLKALDLDTLLAVINNALNDQTISKSLQYRLRAIKGVNISSLGIKAINLLKNPTIDTNTKILLGKYIWAIKKRKEMLWMLTSSKVIANYLKRKLLESQNNRVLLFSELTSKANELSPYRVHSKVGDNIKKSKEINNELIEKFNNGEIREIASCLSMTLGLNLVGANNAIIESYSSSNVNFVQKKGRLHRLLVNEEATIYVIVPKNTQAEVWFEKMIAGIPYKEIYINNENYKEKIDELVGIAPTVL; the protein is encoded by the coding sequence ATGGAAGCAAAAATTAATTTACAAGAAAGAGCAAAAGAAGCATTAATACAAAATAACCTAATAGGTACAGTAGTATTACCCACAGGTTCTGGAAAAAGCAAGATTGTATTAGACTTGATAAAACAATTTGACATCAAAGATGTTTTAGTTGTAGTACCAAGAAAGTTATTAGTAAAAAACTGGGAAAAAGAGATTGAGAAATTTTATCCAGAATTAAAAGAAAGAATAGAAATAGACACAATTCAAAGCAAGTACAAATTAGAAATAAAGAAAGACTTGCTAATATTAGATGAAATACACAAAATAGGGGAGAAATACAGTTTAATTCTATCCAACAATTGTAAGAAGATAGGATTAACTGGAACTCCAGATGAAGAGAATGAATTTAAAAAAGAAGTGTTGTATAAAGAAGTACCTATAATTTTCAGGGAAGAGACAAAAAACATAGAGAAGAAAGTTATAAATAAAACAAATGTAATTGTTTTAAAGTACGATTTAACAGATACACCTTTTAAGATAAAAAACATAAACACTACAGAAAAAAAACAATATCAATATTTAGAAAATTATATTGAAGAGATAAAGAAGGAGATCAAAAACAATTACAAAAACGAAGTCTATAGTAGAATAGATAAGACTATAGAAACGTTTAGTAATGGTATACTAAAATTACCTGATGAAGAGATAAACTACATAAAGAATTTAAAGGCATTAGATTTAGATACTCTATTAGCAGTAATAAACAATGCTTTAAACGATCAAACCATAAGTAAATCTCTTCAATACAGATTAAGAGCTATAAAAGGGGTAAATATAAGCTCTTTAGGGATAAAAGCTATAAATTTGCTAAAAAATCCAACAATAGACACAAACACCAAAATATTATTAGGAAAATACATTTGGGCAATAAAGAAAAGAAAGGAAATGTTGTGGATGTTAACAAGTTCAAAAGTTATAGCCAATTACCTAAAGAGAAAGTTATTAGAATCCCAAAACAATAGAGTTTTATTATTCAGCGAGTTAACGTCAAAAGCTAACGAACTATCTCCATACAGAGTACATTCAAAAGTAGGAGATAATATTAAAAAATCAAAAGAGATAAACAATGAGTTGATAGAAAAATTCAATAATGGCGAAATAAGAGAAATAGCTTCATGTTTAAGCATGACTTTAGGCTTAAACTTAGTAGGAGCTAACAATGCCATTATAGAATCATATTCCAGCAGTAACGTAAACTTTGTGCAAAAGAAAGGAAGATTACATAGATTGTTAGTAAATGAAGAAGCCACAATTTATGTAATAGTACCTAAAAACACACAAGCTGAGGTATGGTTTGAAAAGATGATAGCAGGCATTCCATATAAAGAGATATACATCAACAATGAAAATTATAAAGAAAAGATTGATGAATTAGTGGGTATAGCACCCACAGTTCTGTAG